TACTGCTGCGGCGGCGGTTCGGGCTTCGCGATCATGTCCGGCCACAACTTCGCCGACTGGCGCCACCACGTGAGCGGCCGCCGCAAGTTCCGGCAGATCCTGGACGCTTTCGAAGGCGAGCCGATGACCCGGCAGCAGCCGAAGTACGTGTGCGCGCCGTGCTCCAACTGCAAGGGGCAGATCCGCGACATCATCAGCTACTACGACGCCTGGGAGCGAGCCGGCATCTACTACGGGGGCCTGGTCGAGCTGATGGTCAACGCCATGGTCGACGCCAAGCCCGGCTTCATCGACTGGGAGTGGCATTAGGGGAAGGGGATAGGGGATAGGATCTAGGGGATAGGGCCCCACCCGCGCCCGCTTCCGCTTCCGCGCCCGCTTCCGCGCCCGCTTCCGCTTCCGCGCCCGCTTCCGCGCCCGCGCCCGGGTCCGTTCCCGTTCCCGTTTCCGTTCCCGTTCCCGAGCCGCGCCCGCTCTCGTCACGGCGGAGCTGGAGGCAAAGCCGGATCCGCGCCCGCGCCCGCATCCGCGCCCGGGTCCGTTCCCGTTCCCGTTCCCGAGCCGCGCCCGCTCTCGTCACGGCGGAGCTGGAGGCAAAGCCGCATCCGCGCCCGCGCCCGCATCCGCGCCCGGGTCCGTTCCCGTTCCCGTTCCCGGACGAAGGACACAGCTCGGTTGCTGAAGACACGACGGCCGCCCGCGGCTGCGGGCGGCCGCTGTGATCCTTGCGGACGGGCTACTTCCTGGCGCCGGCAATCGCCTTGTAGACGATGGCGCCGAGGATCGCACCGACGATCGGTGCGACCCAGAACAGCCACAGCTGGCCGAGCGCCCAGTCGCCGACGAACAGTGCCTGGCTCGTGCTGCGGGCCGGGTTCACCGAGGTGTTGGTGACCGGGATGCTGATCAGGTGGATCAAGGTCAGGGCGAGGCCGATGGCGATCGGCGCGAAGCCCTGGGGCGCCCTGGCATCGGTGGCGCCCATGATGACCACCAGGAAGGCGGCGGTCATCACGATCTCGCAGACCAGGGCCGCCGCGAGCGAGTAGCCGCCGGGCGAGTGCGCGCCGTAGCCGTTGGCGGCGAACCCGCCGGCGAGGTCGAAGCCCGCCTTGC
The Thermoanaerobaculales bacterium genome window above contains:
- the aqpZ gene encoding aquaporin Z; this translates as MDMSRRAGAEFFGTFWLVLGGCGSAVLAAAVPGLGIGFHGVALAFGLTVLTMAFAVGHISGAHFNPAVSIGLWAGGRFPARDLVPYIVAQVLGGVAAAAVLYLIASGKAGFDLAGGFAANGYGAHSPGGYSLAAALVCEIVMTAAFLVVIMGATDARAPQGFAPIAIGLALTLIHLISIPVTNTSVNPARSTSQALFVGDWALGQLWLFWVAPIVGAILGAIVYKAIAGARK